A window of the Scleropages formosus chromosome 5, fSclFor1.1, whole genome shotgun sequence genome harbors these coding sequences:
- the LOC108942546 gene encoding PHD finger protein 21B-like isoform X5: MKQDPQDGERKKPLDRQTRVTALGEKQKQALRGCPVGSAKPLSLIKPPSQSIAISVVPAKAPVSMVTAHVNGQKAAGSEPPQTAPAGLPAAGVLHCPGRRASEPPHSQILGTLTTVPIKVPQVSSLHRLGGQAPAVLPQVRPKTLIPDSLPQSPGQEQQVSQPTTLQRATTVVSPKSWGPGLPACSSTFSPARLPNGQSSPSPSSSPPPPAPPVAAAIGGAGVAYAIISAPPSGTRGSTLSAVNETMKVQPLVFSTDSKVIIIQPQTPSISQSSPGPQADSPARDSAPVPAPTPVSTCSPALTPSAKKKKEEDPEKTAFMVALGLVTTEHLEEIQSKRQERKRRSTANPAYSGLFEPERKRHASNYLSSALFLSSGDSEDLCWKEGSARDDRCAVCKEDGELQPCHGCHRAYHPDCVHPPLRTPPKGSWTCPRCQKKVINKDNMSWPQNFVQSYVAHKRAREEEKKRLLRRSGELKKERALLEERDQQLSESLARSTELKKSLLERQKETKASLERLKALIRLIQRDHMIQVTMTATTTTEAPLLSLPWIKPASAGAMPPSGSGALHQKSVPQAQANK; the protein is encoded by the exons AAGCAGGCTCTGAGGGGCTGTCCTGTGGGGAGTGCCAAGCCCCTGTCCCTCATCAAGCCGCCAAGTCAGAGCATAGCCATCTCCGTGGTGCCGGCGAAGGCTCCCGTCTCCATGGTGACCGCACACGTTAACGGACAGAAAGCGGCGGGCTCTGAGCCGCCGCAGACGGCCCCCGCCGGCCTCCCAGCTGCAGGCGTTCTCCACTGTCCGGGAAGGAGGGCCAGCGAGCCGCCGCACTCACAG ATCCTGGGAACCCTCACAACCGTGCCCATCAAGGTGCCTCAGGTAAGCTCCCTGCATCGGCTGGGAGGGCAGGCGCCCGCCGTGCTACCTCAG GTTAGGCCAAAGACCCTGATCCCCGACAGCCTTCCCCAGAGTCCTGGCCAGGAGCAGCAGGTCAGCCAGCCGACCACACTGCAGAGGGCCACCACTGTCGTGAGCCCCAAAAGCTGGGGCCCCGGCCTGCCGGCCTGCAGCAGCACCTTCAGTCCCGCGCGGCTGCCCAACGGCCAGTCCTCACCCTCGCCTTCATCCTCGCCGCCCCCGCCCGCACCCCCCGTCGCTGCAGCCATCGGCGGAGCCGGCGTGGCCTACGCCATCATCTCGGCCCCGCCCAGCGGGACCCGGGGCTCCACGTTGTCCGCGGTCAATGAGACCATGAAGGTGCAACCTCTGGTCTTCAGTACAGACAGCAAG GTGATAATAATCCAGCCGCAGACGCCGAGCATCTCGCAGAGCTCACCAGGCCCGCAGGCTGACAGCCCGGCCCGAGACTCTGCACCTGTGCCCGCGCCCACGCCCGTGTCCACCTGTAGCCCGGCCCTCACCCCTTCcgccaagaagaagaaggaggaggacccAGAG AAAACAGCCTTCATGGTGGCCCTGGGTTTAGTTACCACAGAGCACTTGGAAG AGATCCAGAGCAAGAGGCAGGAGAGGAAAAGACGGAGCACGGCGAACCCCGCCTACAGCGGCCTGTTCGAACCCGAG cgTAAACGACATGCGTCAAATTACCTGAGCAGCGCGCTCTTCCTGTCTTCTGGAG ACTCTGAGGATCTCTGCTGGAAG GAGGGCTCGGCGCGTGATGACCGCTGTGCCGTGTGCAAAGAGGACGGGGAGCTGCAGCCCTGCCACGGCTGCCACCGCGCCTACCACCCCGATTGCGTCCACCCGCCGCTGAGGACACCCCCCAAGGGCTCCTGGACGTGCCCCAGGTGTCAGAAGAAG GTAATAAACAAAGATAATATGTCGTGGCCCCAGAATTTTGTCCAGTCTTATGTAGCACACAAGAGAG CTCgagaagaggagaagaagaggctGCTGAGGAGGAGCGGCGAGCTGAAGAAAGAGCGCGCCCTGCTGGAGGAGCGCGACCAGCAGCTCAGCGAGTCGCTTGCG AGAAGCACGGAGCTGAAGAAAAGTCTGCTGGAGCGCCAGAAGGAGACCAAGGCCTCCCTGGAGCGTCTGAAGGCCTTGATCCGGCTCATCCAGCGGGACCACATGATCCAGGTGACCATGACGGCCACCACGACCACGGAGGCGCCCCTGCTCTCGCTGCCGTGGATCAAACCCGCCAGCGCGGGCGCGATGCCCCCCAGCGGCTCCGGCGCGCTGCACCAGAAGAGCGTACCTCAGGCGCAGGCCAACAAGTGA
- the LOC108942546 gene encoding PHD finger protein 21B-like isoform X3 has translation MELQGLQEALKVEIQCHQKQALRGCPVGSAKPLSLIKPPSQSIAISVVPAKAPVSMVTAHVNGQKAAGSEPPQTAPAGLPAAGVLHCPGRRASEPPHSQILGTLTTVPIKVPQVSSLHRLGGQAPAVLPQVRPKTLIPDSLPQSPGQEQQVSQPTTLQRATTVVSPKSWGPGLPACSSTFSPARLPNGQSSPSPSSSPPPPAPPVAAAIGGAGVAYAIISAPPSGTRGSTLSAVNETMKVQPLVFSTDSKVIIIQPQTPSISQSSPGPQADSPARDSAPVPAPTPVSTCSPALTPSAKKKKEEDPEVKASWWSQTGSGSGSGSVLSTRATKANRQKTAFMVALGLVTTEHLEEIQSKRQERKRRSTANPAYSGLFEPERKRHASNYLSSALFLSSGDSEDLCWKEGSARDDRCAVCKEDGELQPCHGCHRAYHPDCVHPPLRTPPKGSWTCPRCQKKVINKDNMSWPQNFVQSYVAHKRAREEEKKRLLRRSGELKKERALLEERDQQLSESLARSTELKKSLLERQKETKASLERLKALIRLIQRDHMIQVTMTATTTTEAPLLSLPWIKPASAGAMPPSGSGALHQKSVPQAQANK, from the exons AAGCAGGCTCTGAGGGGCTGTCCTGTGGGGAGTGCCAAGCCCCTGTCCCTCATCAAGCCGCCAAGTCAGAGCATAGCCATCTCCGTGGTGCCGGCGAAGGCTCCCGTCTCCATGGTGACCGCACACGTTAACGGACAGAAAGCGGCGGGCTCTGAGCCGCCGCAGACGGCCCCCGCCGGCCTCCCAGCTGCAGGCGTTCTCCACTGTCCGGGAAGGAGGGCCAGCGAGCCGCCGCACTCACAG ATCCTGGGAACCCTCACAACCGTGCCCATCAAGGTGCCTCAGGTAAGCTCCCTGCATCGGCTGGGAGGGCAGGCGCCCGCCGTGCTACCTCAG GTTAGGCCAAAGACCCTGATCCCCGACAGCCTTCCCCAGAGTCCTGGCCAGGAGCAGCAGGTCAGCCAGCCGACCACACTGCAGAGGGCCACCACTGTCGTGAGCCCCAAAAGCTGGGGCCCCGGCCTGCCGGCCTGCAGCAGCACCTTCAGTCCCGCGCGGCTGCCCAACGGCCAGTCCTCACCCTCGCCTTCATCCTCGCCGCCCCCGCCCGCACCCCCCGTCGCTGCAGCCATCGGCGGAGCCGGCGTGGCCTACGCCATCATCTCGGCCCCGCCCAGCGGGACCCGGGGCTCCACGTTGTCCGCGGTCAATGAGACCATGAAGGTGCAACCTCTGGTCTTCAGTACAGACAGCAAG GTGATAATAATCCAGCCGCAGACGCCGAGCATCTCGCAGAGCTCACCAGGCCCGCAGGCTGACAGCCCGGCCCGAGACTCTGCACCTGTGCCCGCGCCCACGCCCGTGTCCACCTGTAGCCCGGCCCTCACCCCTTCcgccaagaagaagaaggaggaggacccAGAGGTGAAGGCTAGCTGGTGGTCCCAAACTGGGTCCGGTTCTGGTTCTGGGTCGGTTCTCTCTACCAGAGCCACGAAAGCAAACCGACAG AAAACAGCCTTCATGGTGGCCCTGGGTTTAGTTACCACAGAGCACTTGGAAG AGATCCAGAGCAAGAGGCAGGAGAGGAAAAGACGGAGCACGGCGAACCCCGCCTACAGCGGCCTGTTCGAACCCGAG cgTAAACGACATGCGTCAAATTACCTGAGCAGCGCGCTCTTCCTGTCTTCTGGAG ACTCTGAGGATCTCTGCTGGAAG GAGGGCTCGGCGCGTGATGACCGCTGTGCCGTGTGCAAAGAGGACGGGGAGCTGCAGCCCTGCCACGGCTGCCACCGCGCCTACCACCCCGATTGCGTCCACCCGCCGCTGAGGACACCCCCCAAGGGCTCCTGGACGTGCCCCAGGTGTCAGAAGAAG GTAATAAACAAAGATAATATGTCGTGGCCCCAGAATTTTGTCCAGTCTTATGTAGCACACAAGAGAG CTCgagaagaggagaagaagaggctGCTGAGGAGGAGCGGCGAGCTGAAGAAAGAGCGCGCCCTGCTGGAGGAGCGCGACCAGCAGCTCAGCGAGTCGCTTGCG AGAAGCACGGAGCTGAAGAAAAGTCTGCTGGAGCGCCAGAAGGAGACCAAGGCCTCCCTGGAGCGTCTGAAGGCCTTGATCCGGCTCATCCAGCGGGACCACATGATCCAGGTGACCATGACGGCCACCACGACCACGGAGGCGCCCCTGCTCTCGCTGCCGTGGATCAAACCCGCCAGCGCGGGCGCGATGCCCCCCAGCGGCTCCGGCGCGCTGCACCAGAAGAGCGTACCTCAGGCGCAGGCCAACAAGTGA
- the LOC108942546 gene encoding PHD finger protein 21B-like isoform X6, whose product MELQGLQEALKVEIQCHQDGERKKPLDRQTRVTALGEKQKQALRGCPVGSAKPLSLIKPPSQSIAISVVPAKAPVSMVTAHVNGQKAAGSEPPQTAPAGLPAAGVLHCPGRRASEPPHSQILGTLTTVPIKVPQVSSLHRLGGQAPAVLPQVRPKTLIPDSLPQSPGQEQQVSQPTTLQRATTVVSPKSWGPGLPACSSTFSPARLPNGQSSPSPSSSPPPPAPPVAAAIGGAGVAYAIISAPPSGTRGSTLSAVNETMKVQPLVFSTDSKKTAFMVALGLVTTEHLEEIQSKRQERKRRSTANPAYSGLFEPERKRHASNYLSSALFLSSGDSEDLCWKEGSARDDRCAVCKEDGELQPCHGCHRAYHPDCVHPPLRTPPKGSWTCPRCQKKVINKDNMSWPQNFVQSYVAHKRAREEEKKRLLRRSGELKKERALLEERDQQLSESLARSTELKKSLLERQKETKASLERLKALIRLIQRDHMIQVTMTATTTTEAPLLSLPWIKPASAGAMPPSGSGALHQKSVPQAQANK is encoded by the exons AAGCAGGCTCTGAGGGGCTGTCCTGTGGGGAGTGCCAAGCCCCTGTCCCTCATCAAGCCGCCAAGTCAGAGCATAGCCATCTCCGTGGTGCCGGCGAAGGCTCCCGTCTCCATGGTGACCGCACACGTTAACGGACAGAAAGCGGCGGGCTCTGAGCCGCCGCAGACGGCCCCCGCCGGCCTCCCAGCTGCAGGCGTTCTCCACTGTCCGGGAAGGAGGGCCAGCGAGCCGCCGCACTCACAG ATCCTGGGAACCCTCACAACCGTGCCCATCAAGGTGCCTCAGGTAAGCTCCCTGCATCGGCTGGGAGGGCAGGCGCCCGCCGTGCTACCTCAG GTTAGGCCAAAGACCCTGATCCCCGACAGCCTTCCCCAGAGTCCTGGCCAGGAGCAGCAGGTCAGCCAGCCGACCACACTGCAGAGGGCCACCACTGTCGTGAGCCCCAAAAGCTGGGGCCCCGGCCTGCCGGCCTGCAGCAGCACCTTCAGTCCCGCGCGGCTGCCCAACGGCCAGTCCTCACCCTCGCCTTCATCCTCGCCGCCCCCGCCCGCACCCCCCGTCGCTGCAGCCATCGGCGGAGCCGGCGTGGCCTACGCCATCATCTCGGCCCCGCCCAGCGGGACCCGGGGCTCCACGTTGTCCGCGGTCAATGAGACCATGAAGGTGCAACCTCTGGTCTTCAGTACAGACAGCAAG AAAACAGCCTTCATGGTGGCCCTGGGTTTAGTTACCACAGAGCACTTGGAAG AGATCCAGAGCAAGAGGCAGGAGAGGAAAAGACGGAGCACGGCGAACCCCGCCTACAGCGGCCTGTTCGAACCCGAG cgTAAACGACATGCGTCAAATTACCTGAGCAGCGCGCTCTTCCTGTCTTCTGGAG ACTCTGAGGATCTCTGCTGGAAG GAGGGCTCGGCGCGTGATGACCGCTGTGCCGTGTGCAAAGAGGACGGGGAGCTGCAGCCCTGCCACGGCTGCCACCGCGCCTACCACCCCGATTGCGTCCACCCGCCGCTGAGGACACCCCCCAAGGGCTCCTGGACGTGCCCCAGGTGTCAGAAGAAG GTAATAAACAAAGATAATATGTCGTGGCCCCAGAATTTTGTCCAGTCTTATGTAGCACACAAGAGAG CTCgagaagaggagaagaagaggctGCTGAGGAGGAGCGGCGAGCTGAAGAAAGAGCGCGCCCTGCTGGAGGAGCGCGACCAGCAGCTCAGCGAGTCGCTTGCG AGAAGCACGGAGCTGAAGAAAAGTCTGCTGGAGCGCCAGAAGGAGACCAAGGCCTCCCTGGAGCGTCTGAAGGCCTTGATCCGGCTCATCCAGCGGGACCACATGATCCAGGTGACCATGACGGCCACCACGACCACGGAGGCGCCCCTGCTCTCGCTGCCGTGGATCAAACCCGCCAGCGCGGGCGCGATGCCCCCCAGCGGCTCCGGCGCGCTGCACCAGAAGAGCGTACCTCAGGCGCAGGCCAACAAGTGA
- the LOC108942546 gene encoding PHD finger protein 21B-like isoform X4, translating to MELQGLQEALKVEIQCHQDGERKKPLDRQTRVTALGEKQKQALRGCPVGSAKPLSLIKPPSQSIAISVVPAKAPVSMVTAHVNGQKAAGSEPPQTAPAGLPAAGVLHCPGRRASEPPHSQILGTLTTVPIKVPQVSSLHRLGGQAPAVLPQVRPKTLIPDSLPQSPGQEQQVSQPTTLQRATTVVSPKSWGPGLPACSSTFSPARLPNGQSSPSPSSSPPPPAPPVAAAIGGAGVAYAIISAPPSGTRGSTLSAVNETMKVQPLVFSTDSKVIIIQPQTPSISQSSPGPQADSPARDSAPVPAPTPVSTCSPALTPSAKKKKEEDPEKTAFMVALGLVTTEHLEEIQSKRQERKRRSTANPAYSGLFEPERKRHASNYLSSALFLSSGDSEDLCWKEGSARDDRCAVCKEDGELQPCHGCHRAYHPDCVHPPLRTPPKGSWTCPRCQKKVINKDNMSWPQNFVQSYVAHKRAREEEKKRLLRRSGELKKERALLEERDQQLSESLARSTELKKSLLERQKETKASLERLKALIRLIQRDHMIQVTMTATTTTEAPLLSLPWIKPASAGAMPPSGSGALHQKSVPQAQANK from the exons AAGCAGGCTCTGAGGGGCTGTCCTGTGGGGAGTGCCAAGCCCCTGTCCCTCATCAAGCCGCCAAGTCAGAGCATAGCCATCTCCGTGGTGCCGGCGAAGGCTCCCGTCTCCATGGTGACCGCACACGTTAACGGACAGAAAGCGGCGGGCTCTGAGCCGCCGCAGACGGCCCCCGCCGGCCTCCCAGCTGCAGGCGTTCTCCACTGTCCGGGAAGGAGGGCCAGCGAGCCGCCGCACTCACAG ATCCTGGGAACCCTCACAACCGTGCCCATCAAGGTGCCTCAGGTAAGCTCCCTGCATCGGCTGGGAGGGCAGGCGCCCGCCGTGCTACCTCAG GTTAGGCCAAAGACCCTGATCCCCGACAGCCTTCCCCAGAGTCCTGGCCAGGAGCAGCAGGTCAGCCAGCCGACCACACTGCAGAGGGCCACCACTGTCGTGAGCCCCAAAAGCTGGGGCCCCGGCCTGCCGGCCTGCAGCAGCACCTTCAGTCCCGCGCGGCTGCCCAACGGCCAGTCCTCACCCTCGCCTTCATCCTCGCCGCCCCCGCCCGCACCCCCCGTCGCTGCAGCCATCGGCGGAGCCGGCGTGGCCTACGCCATCATCTCGGCCCCGCCCAGCGGGACCCGGGGCTCCACGTTGTCCGCGGTCAATGAGACCATGAAGGTGCAACCTCTGGTCTTCAGTACAGACAGCAAG GTGATAATAATCCAGCCGCAGACGCCGAGCATCTCGCAGAGCTCACCAGGCCCGCAGGCTGACAGCCCGGCCCGAGACTCTGCACCTGTGCCCGCGCCCACGCCCGTGTCCACCTGTAGCCCGGCCCTCACCCCTTCcgccaagaagaagaaggaggaggacccAGAG AAAACAGCCTTCATGGTGGCCCTGGGTTTAGTTACCACAGAGCACTTGGAAG AGATCCAGAGCAAGAGGCAGGAGAGGAAAAGACGGAGCACGGCGAACCCCGCCTACAGCGGCCTGTTCGAACCCGAG cgTAAACGACATGCGTCAAATTACCTGAGCAGCGCGCTCTTCCTGTCTTCTGGAG ACTCTGAGGATCTCTGCTGGAAG GAGGGCTCGGCGCGTGATGACCGCTGTGCCGTGTGCAAAGAGGACGGGGAGCTGCAGCCCTGCCACGGCTGCCACCGCGCCTACCACCCCGATTGCGTCCACCCGCCGCTGAGGACACCCCCCAAGGGCTCCTGGACGTGCCCCAGGTGTCAGAAGAAG GTAATAAACAAAGATAATATGTCGTGGCCCCAGAATTTTGTCCAGTCTTATGTAGCACACAAGAGAG CTCgagaagaggagaagaagaggctGCTGAGGAGGAGCGGCGAGCTGAAGAAAGAGCGCGCCCTGCTGGAGGAGCGCGACCAGCAGCTCAGCGAGTCGCTTGCG AGAAGCACGGAGCTGAAGAAAAGTCTGCTGGAGCGCCAGAAGGAGACCAAGGCCTCCCTGGAGCGTCTGAAGGCCTTGATCCGGCTCATCCAGCGGGACCACATGATCCAGGTGACCATGACGGCCACCACGACCACGGAGGCGCCCCTGCTCTCGCTGCCGTGGATCAAACCCGCCAGCGCGGGCGCGATGCCCCCCAGCGGCTCCGGCGCGCTGCACCAGAAGAGCGTACCTCAGGCGCAGGCCAACAAGTGA
- the LOC108942546 gene encoding PHD finger protein 21B-like isoform X1, with product MELQGLQEALKVEIQCHQDGERKKPLDRQTRVTALGEKQKQALRGCPVGSAKPLSLIKPPSQSIAISVVPAKAPVSMVTAHVNGQKAAGSEPPQTAPAGLPAAGVLHCPGRRASEPPHSQILGTLTTVPIKVPQVSSLHRLGGQAPAVLPQVRPKTLIPDSLPQSPGQEQQVSQPTTLQRATTVVSPKSWGPGLPACSSTFSPARLPNGQSSPSPSSSPPPPAPPVAAAIGGAGVAYAIISAPPSGTRGSTLSAVNETMKVQPLVFSTDSKVIIIQPQTPSISQSSPGPQADSPARDSAPVPAPTPVSTCSPALTPSAKKKKEEDPEVKASWWSQTGSGSGSGSVLSTRATKANRQKTAFMVALGLVTTEHLEEIQSKRQERKRRSTANPAYSGLFEPERKRHASNYLSSALFLSSGDSEDLCWKEGSARDDRCAVCKEDGELQPCHGCHRAYHPDCVHPPLRTPPKGSWTCPRCQKKVINKDNMSWPQNFVQSYVAHKRAREEEKKRLLRRSGELKKERALLEERDQQLSESLARSTELKKSLLERQKETKASLERLKALIRLIQRDHMIQVTMTATTTTEAPLLSLPWIKPASAGAMPPSGSGALHQKSVPQAQANK from the exons AAGCAGGCTCTGAGGGGCTGTCCTGTGGGGAGTGCCAAGCCCCTGTCCCTCATCAAGCCGCCAAGTCAGAGCATAGCCATCTCCGTGGTGCCGGCGAAGGCTCCCGTCTCCATGGTGACCGCACACGTTAACGGACAGAAAGCGGCGGGCTCTGAGCCGCCGCAGACGGCCCCCGCCGGCCTCCCAGCTGCAGGCGTTCTCCACTGTCCGGGAAGGAGGGCCAGCGAGCCGCCGCACTCACAG ATCCTGGGAACCCTCACAACCGTGCCCATCAAGGTGCCTCAGGTAAGCTCCCTGCATCGGCTGGGAGGGCAGGCGCCCGCCGTGCTACCTCAG GTTAGGCCAAAGACCCTGATCCCCGACAGCCTTCCCCAGAGTCCTGGCCAGGAGCAGCAGGTCAGCCAGCCGACCACACTGCAGAGGGCCACCACTGTCGTGAGCCCCAAAAGCTGGGGCCCCGGCCTGCCGGCCTGCAGCAGCACCTTCAGTCCCGCGCGGCTGCCCAACGGCCAGTCCTCACCCTCGCCTTCATCCTCGCCGCCCCCGCCCGCACCCCCCGTCGCTGCAGCCATCGGCGGAGCCGGCGTGGCCTACGCCATCATCTCGGCCCCGCCCAGCGGGACCCGGGGCTCCACGTTGTCCGCGGTCAATGAGACCATGAAGGTGCAACCTCTGGTCTTCAGTACAGACAGCAAG GTGATAATAATCCAGCCGCAGACGCCGAGCATCTCGCAGAGCTCACCAGGCCCGCAGGCTGACAGCCCGGCCCGAGACTCTGCACCTGTGCCCGCGCCCACGCCCGTGTCCACCTGTAGCCCGGCCCTCACCCCTTCcgccaagaagaagaaggaggaggacccAGAGGTGAAGGCTAGCTGGTGGTCCCAAACTGGGTCCGGTTCTGGTTCTGGGTCGGTTCTCTCTACCAGAGCCACGAAAGCAAACCGACAG AAAACAGCCTTCATGGTGGCCCTGGGTTTAGTTACCACAGAGCACTTGGAAG AGATCCAGAGCAAGAGGCAGGAGAGGAAAAGACGGAGCACGGCGAACCCCGCCTACAGCGGCCTGTTCGAACCCGAG cgTAAACGACATGCGTCAAATTACCTGAGCAGCGCGCTCTTCCTGTCTTCTGGAG ACTCTGAGGATCTCTGCTGGAAG GAGGGCTCGGCGCGTGATGACCGCTGTGCCGTGTGCAAAGAGGACGGGGAGCTGCAGCCCTGCCACGGCTGCCACCGCGCCTACCACCCCGATTGCGTCCACCCGCCGCTGAGGACACCCCCCAAGGGCTCCTGGACGTGCCCCAGGTGTCAGAAGAAG GTAATAAACAAAGATAATATGTCGTGGCCCCAGAATTTTGTCCAGTCTTATGTAGCACACAAGAGAG CTCgagaagaggagaagaagaggctGCTGAGGAGGAGCGGCGAGCTGAAGAAAGAGCGCGCCCTGCTGGAGGAGCGCGACCAGCAGCTCAGCGAGTCGCTTGCG AGAAGCACGGAGCTGAAGAAAAGTCTGCTGGAGCGCCAGAAGGAGACCAAGGCCTCCCTGGAGCGTCTGAAGGCCTTGATCCGGCTCATCCAGCGGGACCACATGATCCAGGTGACCATGACGGCCACCACGACCACGGAGGCGCCCCTGCTCTCGCTGCCGTGGATCAAACCCGCCAGCGCGGGCGCGATGCCCCCCAGCGGCTCCGGCGCGCTGCACCAGAAGAGCGTACCTCAGGCGCAGGCCAACAAGTGA
- the LOC108942546 gene encoding PHD finger protein 21B-like isoform X2, whose translation MELQGLQEALKVEIQCHQDGERKKPLDRQTRVTALGEKQKQALRGCPVGSAKPLSLIKPPSQSIAISVVPAKAPVSMVTAHVNGQKAAGSEPPQTAPAGLPAAGVLHCPGRRASEPPHSQILGTLTTVPIKVPQVRPKTLIPDSLPQSPGQEQQVSQPTTLQRATTVVSPKSWGPGLPACSSTFSPARLPNGQSSPSPSSSPPPPAPPVAAAIGGAGVAYAIISAPPSGTRGSTLSAVNETMKVQPLVFSTDSKVIIIQPQTPSISQSSPGPQADSPARDSAPVPAPTPVSTCSPALTPSAKKKKEEDPEVKASWWSQTGSGSGSGSVLSTRATKANRQKTAFMVALGLVTTEHLEEIQSKRQERKRRSTANPAYSGLFEPERKRHASNYLSSALFLSSGDSEDLCWKEGSARDDRCAVCKEDGELQPCHGCHRAYHPDCVHPPLRTPPKGSWTCPRCQKKVINKDNMSWPQNFVQSYVAHKRAREEEKKRLLRRSGELKKERALLEERDQQLSESLARSTELKKSLLERQKETKASLERLKALIRLIQRDHMIQVTMTATTTTEAPLLSLPWIKPASAGAMPPSGSGALHQKSVPQAQANK comes from the exons AAGCAGGCTCTGAGGGGCTGTCCTGTGGGGAGTGCCAAGCCCCTGTCCCTCATCAAGCCGCCAAGTCAGAGCATAGCCATCTCCGTGGTGCCGGCGAAGGCTCCCGTCTCCATGGTGACCGCACACGTTAACGGACAGAAAGCGGCGGGCTCTGAGCCGCCGCAGACGGCCCCCGCCGGCCTCCCAGCTGCAGGCGTTCTCCACTGTCCGGGAAGGAGGGCCAGCGAGCCGCCGCACTCACAG ATCCTGGGAACCCTCACAACCGTGCCCATCAAGGTGCCTCAG GTTAGGCCAAAGACCCTGATCCCCGACAGCCTTCCCCAGAGTCCTGGCCAGGAGCAGCAGGTCAGCCAGCCGACCACACTGCAGAGGGCCACCACTGTCGTGAGCCCCAAAAGCTGGGGCCCCGGCCTGCCGGCCTGCAGCAGCACCTTCAGTCCCGCGCGGCTGCCCAACGGCCAGTCCTCACCCTCGCCTTCATCCTCGCCGCCCCCGCCCGCACCCCCCGTCGCTGCAGCCATCGGCGGAGCCGGCGTGGCCTACGCCATCATCTCGGCCCCGCCCAGCGGGACCCGGGGCTCCACGTTGTCCGCGGTCAATGAGACCATGAAGGTGCAACCTCTGGTCTTCAGTACAGACAGCAAG GTGATAATAATCCAGCCGCAGACGCCGAGCATCTCGCAGAGCTCACCAGGCCCGCAGGCTGACAGCCCGGCCCGAGACTCTGCACCTGTGCCCGCGCCCACGCCCGTGTCCACCTGTAGCCCGGCCCTCACCCCTTCcgccaagaagaagaaggaggaggacccAGAGGTGAAGGCTAGCTGGTGGTCCCAAACTGGGTCCGGTTCTGGTTCTGGGTCGGTTCTCTCTACCAGAGCCACGAAAGCAAACCGACAG AAAACAGCCTTCATGGTGGCCCTGGGTTTAGTTACCACAGAGCACTTGGAAG AGATCCAGAGCAAGAGGCAGGAGAGGAAAAGACGGAGCACGGCGAACCCCGCCTACAGCGGCCTGTTCGAACCCGAG cgTAAACGACATGCGTCAAATTACCTGAGCAGCGCGCTCTTCCTGTCTTCTGGAG ACTCTGAGGATCTCTGCTGGAAG GAGGGCTCGGCGCGTGATGACCGCTGTGCCGTGTGCAAAGAGGACGGGGAGCTGCAGCCCTGCCACGGCTGCCACCGCGCCTACCACCCCGATTGCGTCCACCCGCCGCTGAGGACACCCCCCAAGGGCTCCTGGACGTGCCCCAGGTGTCAGAAGAAG GTAATAAACAAAGATAATATGTCGTGGCCCCAGAATTTTGTCCAGTCTTATGTAGCACACAAGAGAG CTCgagaagaggagaagaagaggctGCTGAGGAGGAGCGGCGAGCTGAAGAAAGAGCGCGCCCTGCTGGAGGAGCGCGACCAGCAGCTCAGCGAGTCGCTTGCG AGAAGCACGGAGCTGAAGAAAAGTCTGCTGGAGCGCCAGAAGGAGACCAAGGCCTCCCTGGAGCGTCTGAAGGCCTTGATCCGGCTCATCCAGCGGGACCACATGATCCAGGTGACCATGACGGCCACCACGACCACGGAGGCGCCCCTGCTCTCGCTGCCGTGGATCAAACCCGCCAGCGCGGGCGCGATGCCCCCCAGCGGCTCCGGCGCGCTGCACCAGAAGAGCGTACCTCAGGCGCAGGCCAACAAGTGA